One Calditrichota bacterium genomic region harbors:
- a CDS encoding CDP-alcohol phosphatidyltransferase family protein, which produces MKRPPSDVKVLTKSRQQFYFDRAKVLAQMRLLPNQISLTRIVLIIPIWILYSQPSRTAYWMTLSLLILSYISDYADGVAARKLKQISPLGLILDPAADKLWTLASMILIVRHRDAPVWLAGVVIGRDVVISLMNRSLFRRAGTLFPSDFLGKSYMVLAGLMIIGYTMSINQSLYIGYLLVPLAILTVGNYARRIRLAMRSAAVGGLPTGDAGGN; this is translated from the coding sequence CGTCAAAGTCCTCACCAAGAGCCGTCAGCAGTTCTACTTCGACCGCGCGAAAGTGCTTGCCCAGATGAGGCTGCTGCCGAATCAGATTTCTTTGACGCGCATTGTCCTCATCATCCCGATTTGGATACTCTACTCCCAGCCCTCCAGGACGGCCTATTGGATGACCCTTTCGCTGCTGATTCTCTCCTATATCTCCGACTATGCCGACGGTGTCGCAGCGCGGAAGTTGAAGCAGATTTCGCCGCTCGGGTTGATTCTTGATCCGGCGGCTGACAAGTTATGGACGCTCGCATCGATGATTCTGATCGTCAGGCATAGGGATGCTCCGGTTTGGCTTGCCGGAGTGGTGATAGGACGCGATGTCGTCATCTCGCTTATGAACCGCAGCCTTTTTCGCCGTGCCGGGACGCTCTTTCCTTCCGATTTCCTCGGCAAGTCCTATATGGTGCTGGCGGGGCTTATGATCATCGGCTACACCATGAGCATTAATCAATCTCTTTATATCGGATACCTGCTTGTGCCGCTCGCCATTCTAACGGTAGGCAACTATGCCCGTCGGATTCGCCTGGCTATGCGCTCGGCTGCGGTGGGGGGCCTTCCGACTGGAGATGCTGGTGGCAACTGA